The following nucleotide sequence is from Azospirillum brasilense.
GGCACGCCCTCGCGAATCAGGGCTTCCAACTCCTCGGCGGACACGACCGGCGCGCTCATTCCCTCACCCATGGCTTTTCTTATGAAGACCCGATCATGGCGGACATTGCCCGGCCCGCCAAGCGCATCGCGGCGTCGCCCATTTCACACAACTATCCAGCGATAAATGGTATTAAATCTATAAAATTAATCAACAAATAGGTTGAGTTGTCCGCCTTGGCACCATTAGATGATCGGACCACACGCCCGGTTCCGTGGCGGGGGCGGTCGGGGTACTGTTCCCGCCAACGATCAAAACATCCGGGAGGATTGGACAGCGATGAACGACACCCCGCCCCTCATCGGCGACTCCGCGCCGTTGGTTCTCCGCGAGGACCGCGACGGGGTCGCCACCCTGACGCTGAACCGCCCGCAGGCGCGCAACGCCCTGTCCGTCGGGCTGATGGGCGCGCTGCAGGCGGAGCTGGACGCCATTCACCAGGACCCCGCGGTCCGCGCCGTGGTGCTGGCCGGGGCCGGGCCGGCCTTCTGCGCCGGGCACGACCTGAAGGAGATGCGCGCCAACCCGGACCGCGCGGCCTATGAGTCGCTGTTCGTCCAGTGCTCCAAACTGATGCTGACGGTCAGCCGGCTCCGCCAGCCGGTGATCGCCAAGGTCCACGGCATCGCCACGGCGGCGGGGTGCCAGCTCGTCGCCACCTGCGACCTCGCCTATTGCGCAGACACGGCGCGATTCGCCACGCCGGGCGTGAACATCGGCCTGTTCTGCTCCACTCCCATGGTGGCACTGAGTCGCGCCGTGGGGCGCAAGGCGGCCATGGAGATGCTTCTGCTCGGCGACTTGATCGGCGCCGACGAGGCGGCGCGCATCGGCCTCGTCAACCGTGCGGTGCCGGCCGACCGGCTCGACGCCGTGGTGGCGGAGGCCGCCGGCAAGATCGCCGCGAAGTCGCCGCTGACGCTCGCCATCGGAAAGGAGGCCTTTTAC
It contains:
- a CDS encoding enoyl-CoA hydratase — protein: MNDTPPLIGDSAPLVLREDRDGVATLTLNRPQARNALSVGLMGALQAELDAIHQDPAVRAVVLAGAGPAFCAGHDLKEMRANPDRAAYESLFVQCSKLMLTVSRLRQPVIAKVHGIATAAGCQLVATCDLAYCADTARFATPGVNIGLFCSTPMVALSRAVGRKAAMEMLLLGDLIGADEAARIGLVNRAVPADRLDAVVAEAAGKIAAKSPLTLAIGKEAFYRQIELDVEEAYAYAARVMTENMLARDAEEGIDAFLQKRPPVWCGQ